In Glandiceps talaboti chromosome 4, keGlaTala1.1, whole genome shotgun sequence, a single window of DNA contains:
- the LOC144433566 gene encoding serine/threonine-protein kinase 17A-like — MPLKEKNMNSPTGLLLDGVEKRRILKGNNFYELYAVGHELGRGKFSVVKKCTENSSGREFAAKFIKKRKRGKDCRSAILHEIAILEMSKEHHRLIKLHEVYETSHDFILVLELAAGGELHHHCVCEKEGTNFSERDVVRLLRQIIEAVHYLHERNVVHLDLKPSNILLTHSHPTQSDIKLVDFGLARLVNKNEEVREILGTLDYVAPEVLSYEPISLSTDMWSLGVLTYVMLTGASPFLGEDKQETFLNISQGNLDFPEELWKDISPQAVDFIKRLLVLQPLKRASTKDCMEHPWLKIECCPDMQECARSPCGVRRTLSSSSDKENVVAVEVAEAKRVKLELPVTSEEGFKELDCVCQS; from the exons ATGCCATTGAAAGAGAAAAACATGAACTCCCCAACGGGGTTGCTGTTGGACGGAGTTGAAAAACGAAGGATACTAAAGGGAAACAACTTTTATGAATTGTATGCGGTTGGACACGAACTTGGAAG GGGAAAGTTTTCAGTTGTGAAGAAATGTACAGAGAATTCATCAGGAAGGGAATTTGCTGCAAAGTTTATTAAGAAGAGGAAAAGAGGGAAAGATTGTCGCTCTGCCATACTTCATGAAATTGCAATCTTAGAAATGTCCAAAGAACATCATAGACTTATAAAACTTCATGAAGTCTACGAAACatcacatgatttcattttagttCTTGAATT AGCTGCCGGTGGCGAATTACATCACCATTGTGTTTGTGAAAAGGAAGGTACTAATTTCAGTGAACGAGATGTCGTCAGGTTGCTTAGGCAAATCATAGAAGCAGTACACTATCTCCATGAAAGAAATGTAGTTCATTTAGATTTAAAG CCTTCCAATATTCTCCTCACACACAGCCACCCCACACAAAGCGATATCAAACTTGTAGACTTTGGGCTTGCCAGACTAgtcaataaaaatgaagaaGTACGAGAAATTTTAGGAACACTAGATTATGTTG CACCAGAAGTTTTAAGCTATGAACCAATTTCACTGTCAACCGACATGTGGAGCCTAGGAGTCCTAACGTATGTCATGTTAACAGGAGCGTCACCGTTCCTTGGTGAAGACAAACAGGAAACATTTCTGAACATTTCACAAGGAAATTTAGACTTTCCAGAAGAACTGTGGAAAGACATTTCACCTCAGGCTGTAGACTTCATTAAAAGGCTGCTTGTACTTCAACCTCT AAAGAGGGCATCAACAAAAGACTGCATGGAACATCCATGGCTCAAAATAGAGTGTTGTCCCGACATGCAAGAATGTGCAAGATCACCATGTGGAGTAAGGAGAACATTGTCTAGCAGTAGTGACAAAGAAAACGTTGTAGCAGTTGAAGTAGCAGAAGCTAAAAGAGTGAAACTAGAATTACCAGTGACATCTGAAGAAGGGTTCAAAGAATTAGACTGTGTTTGTCAATCGTAG